The following coding sequences lie in one Corticium candelabrum chromosome 10, ooCorCand1.1, whole genome shotgun sequence genomic window:
- the LOC134186061 gene encoding collagen triple helix repeat-containing protein 1-like — translation MGIETVRKKAGGCSGVPGIPGLHGAPGRDGRDGAKGERGETGRGEKGEKGDVGRMGEKGGEGPQGVVGSKGSSGKVGLRGAMGPRGMKGDDGTKGSKGEQGKESQVNWKQCVWDRKDDKDSGVIQECRFTKRSGNSALRVAYAGNLRVACGSHSSCCSRWYFTFNGGECSGPMTIEGLAYSNRQGDNVHRHRQIEGYCENIPAGQIKVAFHIGKCARHSSTTYDGKTGWASTSRIIIEETAPAQQ, via the exons ATGGGGATTGAAACGGTTCGAAAGAAG GCTGGTGGTTGTTCTGGTGTTCCTGGTATTCCCGGTTTGCACGGTGCCCCTGGACGAGACGGTAGAGACGGAGCtaaaggagagagaggagaaaCGGGAAGAGGAGAAAAAGGGGAGAAGGGAGACGTCGGAAGAATGGGAGAAAAGGGGGGAGAGGGGCCCCAAGGGGTTGTTGGTTCCAAAGGAAGCAGCGGAAAGGTTGGATTACGTGGAGCAATGGGACCAAGGGGAATGAAAGGAGACGATGGAACTAAAGGTTCCAAAGGAGAGCAAGGCAAGGAAAGTCAGGTCAACTGGAAACAATGTGTGTGGGATAGAAAAGACGACAAAGACAGTGGAGTTATTCAG GAATGCAGATTTACGAAACGATCAGGAAATTCGGCATTGCGTGTAGCGTATGCTGGAAACTTAAGAGTCGCCTGTGGCAGTCACTCTTCTTGTTGTTCCCGttggtattttacattcaatggAGGTGAATGTTCTGGTCCCATGACCATCGAGGGTCTCGCGTATTCAAACAGACAGGGAGACAATGTTCAtcgtcacagacagattgaagGTTATTGTGAGAACATACCAGCAGGGCAAATCAAAGTTGCATTTCACATTGGAAAATGCGCCAGACACAGCAGTACAACATACGACGGTAAAACAGGATGGGCTTCTACATCTCGCATTATAATCGAGGAGACTGCACCTGCACAGCAATAA
- the LOC134186062 gene encoding HEAT repeat-containing protein 1-like, translating to MSSLARQLHKLAVPGQSVRYDELLVRRHSLLFDAREAAEVSNTSILSLALNGLDELQSIDLEAFEQFEQSIFSEESKTFQRLQQTRDVVRSLDDTLERFLRRLSPYVLLKPAHKCLEWLIRAYNVHQCNADALIECVLPHHETNLFARVVQLLPLRDESSRCYTDVYM from the exons ATGAGCTCGCTCGCTCGCCAGCTGCACAAGCTCGCCGTTCCTGGGCAATCCGTTCGCTACGATGAGCTATTGGTGCGTCGTCATTCTCTTCTCTTTGACGCTCGTGAAGCAGCCGAGGTGAGTAACACCAGCATTCTCTCTCTCGCACTGAACGGCCTCGACGAGCTGCAGAGTATCGACCTTGAAGCGTTTGAACAATTCGAACAAAGCATATTTAGCGAAGAATCAAAGACTTTCCAGCGTCTTCAGCAGACAAGAGACGTCGTACGGAGTCTGGACGACACGTTGGAGCGTTTTCTACGTCGTTTGTCGCCTTACGTCTTGCTCAAACCTGCTCACAAGTGTTTAGAATGGTTAATACGAGCGTATAACGTCCATCAGTGCAATGCGGATGCTCTTATCGAGTGCGTCTTGCCGCATCACGAGACCAATTTGTTTGCACGTGTTGTGCAGTTGCTGCCTCTGCGCGACGAGTCATCTCGTTG CTACACTGACGTTTATATGTGA